The following is a genomic window from Doryrhamphus excisus isolate RoL2022-K1 chromosome 3, RoL_Dexc_1.0, whole genome shotgun sequence.
TATTGATTTTTCTGTCCACTGATGTGATTTAGCtgcgttttttaaatttaaagcaCATGGAGACGAGATTGAAACCCTAATTAGAATTATTAGTCACCCAACATCCCCGTTTGCTCGTCTTTGTGCAGCTGGCTGTGGTTATGTGGCTGCTGACCTACGTTGGAGCCGTCTTCAACGGCatcaccatcctcatcctcggTAAGAGCCACAACAagcttttctatgtttttttggaCCACAATCTGGATGCTTTAAATTTGTGATCTAAAGGCCgacttttaaatgttttgccCTAATAtgctaaggcaggggtctcaaactcaatttacctaggggccactggagctagggtctgggcaaggctgggccgcatcaggttttccaaaaaaaacaacgcatttattaaaaacagaaaaatatacaaactttttcagtgctttggttctgattttctacaataaaagctctgataaaacattccactgttctcaaataacttaatttttatttttctgcacaaaataagatgaaaaataaataaacaaatcaagaataaagaaaatcaatcaatcagtaataaataaatataataataataataaaacggcaaataataaaaacttaagaaaccacatatagttggtgggtagacaaattatttttttcagattaaaactaacaaagcattattagagccctgtagacatgacaaaacacgactatagtcacattctttttatttacaacatattgcgcaactgcagggtcttgagacacatgctaacccgcaaactagagagctagccacctaaacggtagccttcaagttatttcctttaaacttaaatagccaaaaacttaccacttccacacggatagggaggataactattaacagtttatttaacctttaacatgaacattaatcaaatgtaataattttttctgggtacacgataccatacagcatccatatcaaacttgcgtgggccgcactaacattaaactttcatatcaaggcgggggcctcaaactgccgcgtgtttgagacccctgtgctaaggAGTATGGAAATTGCAAATGCCATTACCACTGAATGCATCTTTAACCCAATTACATGAATCCAGTCCGGTCTAGCTCCAcgttattttaatttcattgaaAAATTGGCAACCGACTGTTTACACCAGCGGTCTGTCTGCACGCATAATTGATTATATCTTGAAACAGGAGGGTATGTTGCCCTGCACGCACTCACAAATCTCTTTGGCTTGTTTTCATGATACCATAACATCCATTAATAACTCTAAACAAATCCTTTAGAGACCCGTTATGTCGACATGAGTCCAGCAGTCCGAGGGGCGTGGACTTAAAGTTGAGTTCCACTATATATGTCAGTTTATATCATATGGCCTCGGTTTGTGTCTCTCTGCAGCTGACATCTTGCTCTTCGCTGTGCCGCCCATCTACGAGAAGAACAAGGTGAGCCTTATATCCCacgccatgatgatgatgatgatgatgataataaaaagATGAGGCTTGAGTCAGGTGTGTGATGACATCAGCGGTGAGCTCACTTGGATGAGTCCAGTCTGCATCAGACACTGAAGGCTTTCTTGTATCCATCTTGTCGCTGTGGGCCCCGCCCCCACTGGGGGGGACATGAAGTCATTGCATGAAAACACCATTGCCAAATAGTGAGCCCTTGTTTTGTTCTCTCACTTGCAGACCCAAATTGATCAGTACATCGACCTGGCACGTACCCAGATCAACACCACCATCGCCAAGTAAGTATCGTGACCACAACAgtatggtcatgtgaccactttgACGTGCTCTTTTcatgaacgtttttttttttccccaggttGCAAGAGAAACTCCCCGGCGCCGTGAAGCGCAGCAAAACTGAATGATCGACCCCTGTTAAAAGAAAGTCATCACCATAGACTTCCTACCCCTCCACTCCCCTACTCAATCTAcccaccccaacccccctccGCTCCCATCACCCAACTTCAACCAATCACCATCTGTCTACACTGAACGTTAATCGCTAGAAACATCTGAGCTCCTCGATATTAAATGCCAAACTACTGCGCAGCTTCACTCGCAAGCATTCAAAAAGAAGTATGCCAGTGAGGAACGTGTCACCAcgcccacccccccatcccctcaCCCCCTCCCTGTGGACATGGCCACGATAGAGGGTGGGCAAACGGAGGCGCGAGGGTCGAGTGAACTAGACTGAATCTATGACCTGGTTTCAAGGGTGCATGTTTGCGGCGCTTCAAAGCAAATGtctgtactaaaaaaaaaaacatccaatttCCTATGGAGGCTCGGCTCATCATGTAAGACGGAAAAAAGGAACAATGTTTATAGAAAGAAAagtcaagaagaaaaaaaatatatgcatattaacCTTGTAGGTGTCATTGTGGCTATTCTCATCCTGCTCTCTCTGCTCTGCATAGTGTCCTCATTTTTAGAAGCAGGTCACGGGGGTTTGCTTGTAAAAGCTGCACGGGCAGcacttcatgtgtgtgtgtgtgtgtttaaaagtTTCTGCAATGCActgaacttttattttgaaaaaaccCAGCGAACAGgttgaaataaaagcatttgGAACACCGAGCCAGCTGTGATAATTTAGTCTAGTTCACTAACTTTTTTGCAGCGGACCGACCTCGCTGGTCGTGCATGTACATAAGAGTACACTTAAAAGATTCAACTTACTGCTGTTACCGACGAGCGTAAATAGCGAGTGTCGTAATGAAGACACGAGTCAGGAGTGAATTCATGAAACTGGGGAAAGCCGTGACCTTGATTGTTAACGTTAATTATGTCTAACTATTTTTAAATGCTTTACAGcaatttttttagattaataGTTTTTGTAGCTTTTTGAGTATGGAGGCTGTTTTCCTAATGGTTGTAAGCTTGGAAGAAGGTTCTCACCCTCATTATATGCTGGTTCAAATTCCCCACCTCCAtttctaagtttttttttttttttgtttgttttttttccatgactcgTGATCGTTTCAGTGGTGTTTGTATAGTTCTGTGTTAGCGCTGCAGCTAATACCGGAGGGagcgtgattttttttttaatgttcatcGTCCCCAACGCAAGCTAGTCATGCAGCCACAGCCGGCTAATGACGGGACGAGTACTAATCAATACAGTCCAATGTGTCCCGACTACTATTACTTCTACTGCTAAGTGTTTTCACTGGTCCGACATTCCGTGCCATGCATGCCATCCTTGGTGTGTCGCCCCCATTCCCACTCCCACTTCCCCCCCTTCCACCTCACCAATGCACGGTCTTTCATTCATACTTTTGGATGCTAGAGCCAAAATATGCGGAAATGAGGTGCATTTCAAGGTTTGTGTCATCAACTTAGGGTATCAATTGGCATGATTATTGAGGCTTTAGTTGCTCAAAAGCTTGCTGGCAAGGCTCGATTAGATGTCTACCATGCAGATTCATggctagctttttttttttttttgagagtgtaataataataataataataatataaacagcACACACAAGCTATATAATGGATGACTCTTAACCAGTTTGCTCCAAGCATGTTGATTTCCTGTGTTCATTGGAttagggagtgtgtgtgtgtgtgtgtgtgtgtgtgagacaggaGAGTTGTCTTACTTTTTTGTCTCCTGTTTGAGCCGTGTTGTTGCTTTTGACCCGTTTGTACCTAGATGTTCTCTAACATCAGCTCTGTTTTGTATTAGCTATGACTTTGGTTCGACTTTTTTTGGGACAAGTTGTTgccagagagaaaaaaaaaatcaaaagtatGTGGTCTCTGTACTGATGTCAAagtgaaattaataaaaacacgTTAAAGGACTGTTCTCTTCTGTTTTGCTAAATGCAGCTCCGGGAAAAACATGATAGTTTCCTAATATGAACTGTTGCCCGAGGCGGATTCATGAGAAGCATCCAGAAGAAAGGCAGTAATGGTGTTTGGGTGTGGTGGAGATTTCTTTTTAGAATTGACCAGCGTGCAAAATCCATTAATTGTTGATGGTCACAGGCTGACTCGATATCACATTTGAAGTCAATGCGGTGTTACATAATTGGACCAAagtcataaatcataaatggTGCATTACAATGATTGCATGTTCAGGATAGCAGTGCctccagtcattcattcattttctaccgctttttcctcgcgggggtgctggagcctatcccagctgtctttgggcaataggtggggtacactctggactggtcgccagccaatcacagggacaggatacctatggacaatttggagtcgccaattaacctagcatgattttggaatgtgggaggaaaccggagtacccggagaaaacccacgcatgcacagggagaacatgcaaacaccacacagagatggccgagggtggaattgaaccctgatctcctagctgtgaggtctgcgcgctaaccactagaccgaagtaaagttgtttgttttgttattcattattttctcaCGAaaatatcccagctgtctttgggcgataggcggggtacactctggactggtcgccagccaatcacagggcacatatagacaaacaaccattcacactcacattcatacctatggacaatttggagtcgccaattaacttagcatgttttttggaatgtgggaggaaaccggagtaccccgagaaaacccacgcatgcacggggagaacatgcaaactccacacagagtggaattgaaccctggtctcctagctgtgaggtctgcacgctaaccactagacctcaagtaaatatatataaaaagtggAATGTGCTAGAAGTGATAACTTACCATGCTGCAGTGCATTATGGGAGTAAAAACATTAAGACTCACTCGTGACAACAAATCTGCAGAACCACAATTGTTTTATTGGCTCAATCATAGTTGGGGTTGAGTGTATATTATGCATTATACTATACGGGGAAatcatattttgggaataattCCATACATATGCTTTGATGACACTCTTGTTTTATGTGAAAAGAATTAGGTGAATGAAGTCTTCAGGTGATTCTCACATGCAGGCCACGTACAGATGACAGGTGAGTTGACGTCACAAAAACACATGATGGTGTAATATGTAGCGTTAAGTGCTGGGTTAGAACTCTTGAGTGAAGTGAAAATGTGTTATTCAACCAAAGTGGGCCAATGGAGTTGAAAaggtgactgtgtgtgtgtgtgtgtgtgtgtgtgtgtgtgtgaatcgcAACCTTTGCTGGTCCCCTCCTTTTTGCACTCAATTTATCATTCCTGTGTCATTTACATAACAAACTTGAGTGACGCTCATACAAATAGTCACATTCAATGAAAGAAAAATAGTCCAATCCAATAAATTACTACTGCATTCATTTCAAATATTAACTGATAAATTACCCATTAGAATGGCTTTAGTTGCATGACTTTTCCCGTTAGTGTGCTTTTaccaatttattatttttcctagGGGATAGTACTAAAATATGTCCAGAAGGTCCTCGGTTTACAAACCCGTTTTGTTCCTACGACCCCAACATATGAAATGAAGCTACAGTAaacttcggatatatcggactcggatatatcggaaattcgctcacaacggacagataaaaaagaaccgatttttctgtaatgcatttccaataaaaattcattgcatatatcggattttttataacggatttcgcctatttcggacaaaatctccagtcccattccaatgcatttccattaaatttccctcgcatatatcggatggccgcatcgtggcgctccgattcgccgaatcgtgacaggccgctatacgacgtcatttacagcgttgcctgcgcgtccaggtacattggaaacatagtcaaggaagtgcctttttatcacggataaaatccgatttacgcatataccggatataaatccgatatatgcgtaaaacggacattttccggtatacgcatataacggatttcgcttatatcggacaaaaccagtgggaacaattgaatccgatatatccgaggtttactgtactaaaatATTATCACTGTATTTTCTAAGAGTGTTCAAGGATACCATATTTATGCCCGGTGTCCACATCTCCCCTTTCTGAGTATTTTTGCAGGATTGACTTTGACTTTACTAGTGaaaatttaatctaatttatgTGGGCAACGGAGGACCACATATTCCAAATTGCTAGAACCACTTTGGGAACAAAGACAAAATCCCTGAGATTATTTTTCCAGGTTAAGAAGTGACTTTTCTTTCTGATTTTTGTGTCCACTTGAGTTGCATAcgcttatttaaaaaatgtatttggtctGGCATGTGTGTAAAAGTGGTCATAAAAAGTGAATTGAAATGgtaatatttcttatatttacACCGCATTTtgtgcatatttaagctaaGATGTTTGGATGATGGAGGCCGGCAGAGATAACTGTCAGTATTACAAGTGCTGATGTAAACAAAGTAGATGCAAAGGAATTCATTGTCTTAAGCAAATAGACGTTGAAAGTGTTCATTCAGGTGGCCGTACAGAAGGGATGATTAATACATttgtggctaaaaaaaaaaaaaaaaaagtgctgattCCAATTCATTTCTTCTTTCACCGTCCTGAgatttaaaaaatcacaaacgAAGATCGCTTCCTTGGGAGGATTCCATGTCAGGTAAAGGGGGTCCATAATAGATAATTCTGCTTTTCCGCATAAACGAATGCAGTCTGGGTCACTTTAGATGTCAAAgagtgtgttcacacttgtcattTTTAATCCGGTTAAGATATTTTTGGTCCGGATcacaagtgtgaacacagcaGTGATGCCAAAAACTGAATCCTTGTGGTCATGTGTGTACACCACCACCAATTGGAATCCCATTCTATGTACCAAAGTGTGCTGGGGAAGGCCCCATGTCGGTACGTGTATGGTCCTGGGAAAAAAAGCAGTCATCCGAGTGGATAAAATGCATGGAGTTCTGATCATAGTTCAACATGGCGGTCTGCTTGTCCTCAGTGGTGTACGACAGCGAGTGGGCGTGCACCTGTTGGATGTGCCTCTTGATGGTGCTCACCTTCAGCGTAGCCAACGTGGCGCCGCACACCATGCAGATGAGCCCGTGTCTCCGGCAGTCGTAGTCCATGAGGAAGTCGGAGCGCCAGCGTACCTGGTAATTCCGCCGCTGGTCTTTCCCCGGGTAATGGCTGTGGCGAGAGGGCGTGGCCGTGGTGCCGTCTTCCTTGGCTTTGTCCTTGACCGCACTTTCGTCATCGTCATCCTCGGTTGTCGCTTGGCTGAATACTTTGATGTCAGGGGAGCCGTCCTCATTCGGGCCTCCTGTGGTATTTAGGACGGCGGCTTCACTTGAGCTCATTTCTGCAGATTCAGGAGGTAAAAAAGAGAGACGGGGATTGGATttgagtagtactgtagtacaatATTAcctgaaaataacaaaacagggcggcacggtggtcaagtggttagcgcgcagacgtcacagcttggagaccagggttcaattccaccctcggccatctctgtgtggaatttgcttgttctcccagtgcatgcgtgggttttctccgggtactccggtttcctcccacattccaaaaacatgctaagttaattggcgactccaaattgtccataggtatgaatgtgagtgtgaatggttgtttgtctatatgtgccctgtgattggctggccaccagtccagggtgtaccccgcctctcgcccaaagacagctgggataggctccagcacccccgcaacccttgtgaggaaaagcggtagaaaataatgaatgaaaaaaaaaaaaacaagttgactttgggtggcacggcggtcgagtggttagcacgcagacttcacagctaggagacaagggttcaattccaccctcggccatctctgtgtgaagtttgcatgttctccctgtgcatgcgtgggttttctccgggtactccggtttcctcccacattccaaaaacatgctaggttaattggcaacttcaaattgtccataggtatgaatgtgagtgtgaatggttgtttgtctatatgtgccctgtgattgactggcgaccagtccaggatgtaccccgcctcttgcccaaagacagctgggaccctgTCGCGACCctcagtgaggaaaaagcggtagaatgaatgaataacaaaacaACTTGACTTCATCATAGAGGGCTCCCCCTATTGGTGGAAAATGCCATTTACTTTTAAGGCCCTGTGGAGATGGACAGCAGCTAATGCTTGTGTTTATTGAAACACTGTCATGTTTCCTCGCTACACGCAGCTCTATCTAATAATATTATCGTGCCATACTTGAGTGAGTGATGTTCTCACCATCTTGTGCTGTGCCGTGGTCACAGGAGTAGTCTTTGGTCCAAGCTGCAGCCATGGCTTCTCTTTCTTGCCGACTCAGGCCGGTGGTCTCAGGATGACATTCCTGGATGTGCTGTCTGAAGCTGCTGACCTTGGTCTCGTGCAGAACCTGAGAGCACACCATGCAGTAGGTACCGCGGCCCTGGGGCCCGTACGCTATCAGATAGTCCAGTCGAAGTCGCCAGGGGTTGCCCCCACGCAGACGCCTCCTCCTGGGCTGGCGGAGGAGGGGCTGCGGCTCCAACTGCGGAGCTTCAATGCCGCCATCTTCACGGATGAGACAAGCGTTCTGAGACAATGGAGCGTCAACTTCTTGGCACAAGTCGGACGTGGTGTGATTAGACGTGAAGTTGTCGTCTTTGGTGTTTGGCTCGGATTTGATTGAGTTTTCCCACTCATCTGTTCCAAAGAAAGGGACAAAGTAAAACAGATATAGTAATCAATATAGTAATCACTCCACGTTGATTAATGACACTGAGGAGCTCCTAGCGAGACTATGGAATGTTCAGGCTCCTCAGCTCAAtctgttaccatgacaacactGATCCAGATAAGCTTGGATGATGGATTTGCGCTGATGACGTCAGCCTTGTTTGCCGCGTCGGACTGACGAGCACAAAGAAGAATATATTTTAAACCATGGACGTTTTCTCACCGTGGGTCTGAGCCCAGGCCTGCAGGACGCAGTGCTTCTCCTCCGAGCTGAAGACCAACGAGTCGGGGTGTGTGTCCAACACGTGACTCTTAATGTGGTCCAGATGAAGCGAGGGCAGCTGGGCTCCGCACACCATGCACAGCAGTCTACCGGGCTCCGCCTCGTACTCCATAAGGAACTCCTGGCGGAACCAGGCGTGCAGCGAGGCATTCAGATAGCATTCCAGTGTGCGGGTGGAAGGCCCGGCTACGTCCTGCTCCTCGTTCTCCTCCGTATTCTGAGGTTCTCCTGTCTCAGATTGAGGAGAGAGGCTGAGTGATTGTTGTGGCTGCTGCTCAGGAGCTCCGGCTTGTGCAGCTTctgccaaaaaaacaataaaacatgttcTCATTAGGGCGTTCGCTCTCTATGATACCACTAGAGGACAGCAGAGATCGAGAACTGCCGCCATGTTTAAAATG
Proteins encoded in this region:
- the zfta gene encoding zinc finger translocation-associated protein; amino-acid sequence: MSHSAEEDGERPRRQAATGSVMEDTAPGDSEPVDLRCGEQAKLLSLIIISGEEEEEATHGHTDLGEEDTFANGHADEESETGTVDPIKSPGTSYWSITEDPDQPLLLSPTTGPSRRKSRVQRASRPGLSRIPGRDHRRYYHEYWRSEYLMDFDPQRHGMICMVCGSSLATLKLSTIKRHIRQKHPDSLLWSAADKEVIRSGWESHLNLGGGQNSFGASPQRDDDSMDSGHLAAEAAQAGAPEQQPQQSLSLSPQSETGEPQNTEENEEQDVAGPSTRTLECYLNASLHAWFRQEFLMEYEAEPGRLLCMVCGAQLPSLHLDHIKSHVLDTHPDSLVFSSEEKHCVLQAWAQTHDEWENSIKSEPNTKDDNFTSNHTTSDLCQEVDAPLSQNACLIREDGGIEAPQLEPQPLLRQPRRRRLRGGNPWRLRLDYLIAYGPQGRGTYCMVCSQVLHETKVSSFRQHIQECHPETTGLSRQEREAMAAAWTKDYSCDHGTAQDEMSSSEAAVLNTTGGPNEDGSPDIKVFSQATTEDDDDESAVKDKAKEDGTTATPSRHSHYPGKDQRRNYQVRWRSDFLMDYDCRRHGLICMVCGATLATLKVSTIKRHIQQVHAHSLSYTTEDKQTAMLNYDQNSMHFIHSDDCFFSQDHTRTDMGPSPAHFGT